The Musa acuminata AAA Group cultivar baxijiao chromosome BXJ1-8, Cavendish_Baxijiao_AAA, whole genome shotgun sequence genomic sequence CTTACCAATGGCCACCACGCGGCGACCCTCCCGTTCCAGAGGCCACGACGACAGCGAGGGTGTGTCCGTATCCTGCAACAACTGCCGACCGACCTCCCGCGACAAGCTCATATCCGTCGTTCCTCTCGACACTGCTTCTGGCCGCCAACATCCCACCGCTTTCTCCTCTTCGTCTCCCGGTCAAGGCGGCCTCCTCCGCTCCTTGTTCTTCTCTCTCACCCGACGGAGCCCCGCCGTTTCTTCCGCCGCAGCAGCCTCCTCTGCTATCCGCGAGGACCAATGGCGTTTCCTGGCGGCGGAGCTCTCCCGGAAGCTTATCCACACCACGCGGAAGCGTGACGAAGCCGTGCTCGAGGCCTCCCGCCTCAAGCAGTCTCTCGCCGAGCTGGATGACAAGATCGATCGCCTCGAGTCCCACTGCTGTGACCTCCGGGCCGCCCTCCAATCCGGCCCTGCTCCTGGGCCGTCCTCCGGCACCTTCCCGGCGGAGTCCTTCCACCTCGCAGTTGCCGATGCACGGGCTGCCGTCCGACACCTCGCCCGATCTCTGATCGCTCAGCTCCGACTCAGCCCACCCGGGTCGCTGTCCTCCGACCGGGTCGCCGCGCTGATCCAGTCGTACGATCCCCGGGCCGCGGTCCAGTGGCAGAGGAACCCCGGCGGTTTGGTGTTCTACATGGAAGCGCTGCTGAACCGAGTGCTCTATGACGGGTTCgagaaggacgaggaggaggaggcgaggcAGATCGATCCGGCGGTCCGGTGCGCGGCCAGCCGGGCGGGCTACGAGGCGGTCCGGGGGCTGGGCTGGGAAGAGGTTCTCAGCAATGGGACGCGGCACTACAGCGAGGGGCTGAGCCGGTTCTGCGACCGGAAGATGAGCGAGGTGGTGGTGATGGTCGGGTTGGCGCGAGCGTGGCCAGAGGGGCTGCTGCAAGCCTTCTTCGGGGCGGCAAAGGGGGCGTGGGTGGTCCGGCTCATGGCGCGCTCCGTCCACCCGGCGGTCCCGGCGCTGAGGGCCGGCCGGGGAGCGCGCTTCGACGGCCGGTTCATGGAGGACGTCGCGTCCGACCGGGCCAGGCGGCAGACCACAGCGAGCGTGCGTGCGATGGTGGCTCCCGGGTTCCACGTGTACAACAACAACGTTGGCGGTGGGGTGGTCAAATGCACGGTGCTCTGCGCGTACAACAGCGAGTGCGGTAACAACGGTCGGAGTGACACGACGATGGTTACGAGAGACCTTCGCAGCTGCAGTGTAGGAAAGAAATAATACTGCCCAAAGTGGTGCGTGCAGAATATCCAGCAATAACATTTCCTggcttgtttttatttttatttatttttatgtttttacccCCCCCTCAGTGAGAGGCTGTTCATACTTAATAAGATTTTGGATCTGGGTAACATGTCCagttaatatgtatatatatatatatatatatatatatatatatatatatatatatatatatatataattttcagttgaaaaaaaaatcttaattgatTGATATACTGCATTAAAAAGAAcatgtttagacataaatatgGGGTGGCATCGAATCGGCTTGAGTCAACTTATTGGCAACCGCTTAATGCCCCATTCTGGTTGAACCCAACCCAAATTGCCATCTTGGTTCGGCAATTAAATCGGTCGGAGTAGATGCGTCGCAGTAATATTCGAGAGCCGAACATGTGACTCGATTGTTGTTCGGCTGTACAAGAAAGATCCAAAATACAATTAATGATACACGCCGATGATGTATGGTGGCGTGTCATGCTTTGCATTACATGCACGGCGTTGACGTCCGACGCAATCATTTCGGTCCTGTTGTTGTGTAGTGTGGTGTGAGAACCGAAACGAGGAATTGGCGGTGTTTAGGCAGTCAGGATATTAATGCTACAAAATGAGAGGTCGAGGAAGGGATTCGAACGCACTAAGTGTATTTTCATAGGTGAAATAAAAGCGTGCATAATAACTCCCCGTCCACATCAGTGCACTAAAATGTCCAAATTGAGATTACGGGTTTTGTTAGTTCAAACCACTTTATGTCGTGGCCTCGGGATCGACGCGGCTTGGTTGGATCAGAATGACAGGGATCTCGCGTAGCATTCCTCGAGATTTCTCAGTGGCTGATTATGACTGTCCAATCGGGATGTCGCATCGGGAGGAAAGCTTTTGCCGCAACATCGGGAAGAGGCGACCCCGTTCTTGCacatgcacacaggtcgggtcggaagctcggcccgacccctccgacgatcaaattagtgGATGCGGAGGGGATTTTTGTATGAAGAGGTACCTTCCATTTCGTTTAGAactcgagggtatttataggtaagtttagTGTTACTTGATGTGTCTACCCgtaggagcaggatcgtacctcttatggcgtctgacattgtcgTTGGCATTGCATGGAGAACCGAactgtcgcagggtatgggcgagcctcggtcatCGTCCTCCGCTGCCTCGGCCAAGCGTGCGGGGTCAggcaacgatgaagtcgttgtctgagagcgggtgacgtcgaCGCACATCGAGTCGACATTATTGTCCTCTTCCTCGGGCAGAGTGTCGTCCAGGCGTGACTGACGTCGTGACGCGTCTTgtcaccattattaccctcatcaggtTTGTTGAATTAAGAGTATAAGATGTTATATCTGAAATCCACATCAAGACTACTTAGCATTTgtacaaaaaattaaaaaaatttaacgcCTGTGAAAATggatgctaatttgatttttattGGAACAAGAATAATGTAGTATTAGAGTtggtaaatattttatgaatcctAATTAGATTCTTACTATTTGGAATGAGTCATAATTACATTCAAATATGAATTAATACCTAACACGGGCAAAAtcctttaatttttttgaaaataaaaataacttaaaaattaattattcgAATTAAATAATGATTCGGAGTCAATtaagaattttcttttatatgtATCTCACTTCAATCTTGATTGAAGGTGCTAATTAAATTATATGgggaatattttttataatatattttttatgcttaCTTTTAATTTTAAAGAATTTAATCAACGTTTTGAACCGCCGTATTGATAACATAAGGATACAttagagaaaaacaaaaaaaaaacaaatacctCAGCAATTATTTATAGAAAATATTGCAGTTCCAAAACCTTGTTGGCGTTCTTGTTTATATATCTTGTTCACAGAAGATTTAGTTGAGTACTGAAACAGATTAAAGACAGGATTAAGAGGTTGACACCGATCGGTCTCACCACCGGCGGAACACGTGCTCCTCCTTGGTGTCACGGTCCACGTGTCTAATCCACCGGCCTCCGCCGCCACTCAAGCTCGGCCCGTTTCCGACGCCCACGTGCAACACCTCCACGCCGCACCCCACCGGCAGGTACGTCGACCGCACCACCCTCGTCCCCGCGCCTAGCGCCGCGGCAGCCCCGCCCCGCCGCCGGCCCGCCCCCTTGCACACCACCACCATCCCCCTCGGCCCCGGCCGCGCCTCTCTCAGCACCCTCCCCGCGTCCCTCCGCCGGCAGTCCACCACCATCAGGTCCACCCCCTCCAGTTCCCGCATCACCTCTTCCGCCTCCCCCACCACCACCGACTCCGCCTCCACCGCAGCTCCCGCCCGTCGCATCGCGTCGACGTACTCCGCCGCCGACTGCTCTCCGGGAACGACGCACACGTGGCGGCCTCGCCCGTGCTTGGCGGCAGCTCGGAGCCCGACGCCGGTGGCGGCGCCGGCATCGCGAGCCCATGCTTCCACGATGAGCTGCGCTTTCCAACCCCCAGCCATGGCGGAGACCAGCTCGGCGACGTTGATCTCCTCGAGGTTCCGATCGGCGAGGGCCGTGACTGCGTCGATGTAGGCCTTGGAGGCAGTCTCAGGGCACCAAACCAGCTTCATCTCTCACTGcaatcttctcttcctcctcctcctcttttcttttgGGCTTTGGACGTTGAACAAAGTGGGGCTGCGGATGGATTTTTAAGTGGAGGAAGAAAGAATCTAAGCATTATAATACACCCGTGGAACGTTGACATTTGGAACGATCCGCCAACATGCCGATGTGGATTGCAGCGGCGTAAGCGGACAAGCTCAGCTTTTTTGTTCGGTGGGCGTGCTGCTTTAAAGTAAGTGCAACTGTGCATGTCTTTTTGTGGAGCTTCGCACTGAGACAGAACACTACTCGTCAAGAAAGAAGCGTGAAATACTCAATGGTGGTTTTGCTGGGTGCAATCGAGCAGGTGGTGGGTTGATTTGGACGCCCGAGAATTGTGATCTCTAAGTGGCTGCTCACGAAGGTGGTTGACTTCTGACAAGCACGCAGCAAGTGGCGTCCGTGGGAGGTACGAAGACGTCGCCCTTCTCTGGTAACGTGGCCGTACTTATCCCGGTTGCCTTGGGGTTGAGAAGAGAGCAGcgacccagagagagagagagagagagagacagaggaatCGTGACGATACGTGGTGACGCAGCCGGCACTTTGGGTCAACAAGAGAGCCAAATAAAAGAATCAGACATCTTAAGTGGGCTGatgggaggaagaggagaaatcaaaataaaaagaataagattgagatcatatatatatatatatatatatatatacatattataattGATGTGATGTAGAAACCTAATGCATGGATATAATGCAACTATGTGATTAATATCCATGGATATAGGTTGTACATTTTGTTCATATATGCAAATGTGTAGTATCAGAAGCCATTCTCAAGTCACGATAACTTctacagaaagaaagaaagaaagaaagaaagaaagaaagaagtatAGGAGAGGCAATATTTTGAGCAAtattggtttggtcgtcgtgacctacatccattcccgattcctcttcactcgaggccactagttttcactaccggtcttccttcaatgggcgaagaccaactacctttttacaactcgattctccttttgacaggttcagaagAGAATCTTTACACCTCTTTTTTACAAAGCTACCCTCACACTcttccttagaatggtctctaaactttaggaggagggactctacactttataagggttttcaactctagaaacatagagtttttgtttacttttcttactactccatgcaggaatagccgaggtatttatagacccccgaATAGCTTTAAAATTtggagtcaaaatttaaatccctgagattttggggtacgagcggtaccattgcctgcactaggcggtaccaccacctgtagccagacactgggcggtaccaccgcccagactaccggtatcaccgcctgacagtctcttggagactgtgtttgagaggtaccactgcccaaaccgacagtaccactacttgatacaGTATCGGATATTGTActatgacggtttcacttgttgggtTACTATTTGAGCATTTTTACTTGGCTCAACATAGTCCAAACTAGGGCCGAattaacccctaattgagttggcctaattacattctaaaccgactcaattagactcgatctagacataatctattacaagcgaatcctatgttactcggcatgtcattggttcttccaacgcttcgttcgatccttcggcatatcgtcctttcctttcgacatattgcccaattagcatgttgtcttatcgtaacatctgatctccttggcgtaatgtccgatcttcttggcccgatgcccgaattcacggaccgaagccttctgtcgacatgtTGACCGAtcattcggcccgacgtccaatcttctgatatgtttgctccagcccaacatctgattccttctgctttaatcgatttgccttttctgatcgaagttagtcctgcgtcacttaaacgcacattagataaatactatcaattggtttcatcattaaaattcgagattcaacaatcttctccttttttatgatgacaaccaattgatgatgaagttcaaacaaactcctggagtttaaacaaactccccctatcaatatgccatattaatagaaccttaaatttaagttgaattcaagtcaaagcaaatttaatcaagaaatcatTATGAGCCCAagtaacataaaatcatgcataatcaaatttttaatatatcattcaatgcatgatcatcaacataacttcttcccctttgtcatcaacaaaacggagaagtgcaactagcaagttttagagatatacaaattttgtaacatacaagttagcaaatttttttatcactttacaacatgcctaattaccaaatcatcattaattttaaagatgtgtaagattataaattttgtaagtttgtacttttgcttcttaagataggcaagctagcaattttttgtgatatttaagatagcaagttctttctctcctttgagaagtgtaatttttgcttcctttgcaatattcaTGCTAGCAATTCtaataagttttacatcatgcaagctagcaaatttttatatcgttttagaaaatataagctagttatttttgagatgtttaagaaagtaaATTTTGCTTTTTgaattatgcaagttagc encodes the following:
- the LOC103995009 gene encoding IRK-interacting protein, producing the protein MASSSSFLPPPPFPRSSVFTPIPEHDEEEEEEEEEQPQEAVPVEQPSTAAVTDSTSSVHNPAQHHASTASSAAIALPMATTRRPSRSRGHDDSEGVSVSCNNCRPTSRDKLISVVPLDTASGRQHPTAFSSSSPGQGGLLRSLFFSLTRRSPAVSSAAAASSAIREDQWRFLAAELSRKLIHTTRKRDEAVLEASRLKQSLAELDDKIDRLESHCCDLRAALQSGPAPGPSSGTFPAESFHLAVADARAAVRHLARSLIAQLRLSPPGSLSSDRVAALIQSYDPRAAVQWQRNPGGLVFYMEALLNRVLYDGFEKDEEEEARQIDPAVRCAASRAGYEAVRGLGWEEVLSNGTRHYSEGLSRFCDRKMSEVVVMVGLARAWPEGLLQAFFGAAKGAWVVRLMARSVHPAVPALRAGRGARFDGRFMEDVASDRARRQTTASVRAMVAPGFHVYNNNVGGGVVKCTVLCAYNSECGNNGRSDTTMVTRDLRSCSVGKK
- the LOC103995008 gene encoding uncharacterized protein LOC103995008, coding for MKLVWCPETASKAYIDAVTALADRNLEEINVAELVSAMAGGWKAQLIVEAWARDAGAATGVGLRAAAKHGRGRHVCVVPGEQSAAEYVDAMRRAGAAVEAESVVVGEAEEVMRELEGVDLMVVDCRRRDAGRVLREARPGPRGMVVVCKGAGRRRGGAAAALGAGTRVVRSTYLPVGCGVEVLHVGVGNGPSLSGGGGRWIRHVDRDTKEEHVFRRW